Proteins from a genomic interval of Rosa chinensis cultivar Old Blush chromosome 2, RchiOBHm-V2, whole genome shotgun sequence:
- the LOC112190569 gene encoding uncharacterized protein LOC112190569 translates to MAAKYHVRSISLPSRSHPTTVRVEEELSRLQSWESISSASTSDSICGGLSGLEELYDCVDDLLQMASTQQLLSQHQQVKCMDELLDGSVKLLDICGITRDFMLQVKEHVFALQSALRRRKGDSSIETSIANYTSFSKKMKKDAKKLISQLKQADIKIGSSQLLEQDEHLASVIRVLRQVCAKNMSIFQSLLVFLAVPVSKSNEWSLVSKLMHKGVVACESQADIKGHELDGVNSALSSLCKSSEVEKIQIAHQKLEALEVCIEGLESGLESVFRRLIKTRASLLNIISQ, encoded by the coding sequence ATGGCTGCCAAGTACCATGTCAGATCAATCAGCTTGCCTTCAAGGTCTCACCCAACAACTGTTAGAGTTGAAGAAGAGCTCAGCAGGCTCCAATCATGGGAGTCAATTTCATCTGCTTCAACATCAGACTCAATCTGCGGAGGTCTATCTGGTCTTGAAGAGCTGTATGATTGTGTTGATGATCTTCTCCAAATGGCATCAACCCAACAGCTACTCTCTCAACACCAACAAGTGAAATGCATGGATGAGTTATTGGATGGATCAGTGAAGCTTCTAGACATATGTGGGATCACAAGGGATTTCATGTTACAAGTCAAAGAACATGTCTTTGCTCTTCAGTCTGCTCTTAGGAGGAGAAAGGGAGACTCGAGCATTGAAACTAGCATTGCCAACTACACTAGCTTCAGCAAGAAAATGAAGAAGGATGCCAAGAAATTGATCTCACAGTTGAAACAAGCAGACATCAAGATTGGGTCATCGCAACTTCTAGAGCAAGATGAGCATCTCGCCTCAGTGATTAGGGTTCTTCGACAAGTTTGTGCAAAGAACATGTCCATCTTCCAATCCCTCTTGGTGTTCTTGGCTGTTCCAGTTTCCAAGTCAAACGAGTGGTCTTTGGTATCAAAGTTGATGCACAAAGGAGTCGTAGCATGTGAATCTCAGGCAGACATTAAAGGGCATGAGTTGGATGGTGTGAATTCTGCTCTATCCTCGCTATGCAAATCTTCTGAAGTTGAGAAGATTCAAATTGCACATCAGAAATTGGAGGCTTTGGAAGTCTGCATTGAAGGTCTTGAGAGTGGTCTGGAAAGCGTATTTAGGCGCTTGATCAAAACTAGAGCTTCTCTATTGAACATAATCTCGCAATAA
- the LOC112190204 gene encoding endochitinase, translating into MKMKLYTFIIVSLTLLLGISAEQCGRQAGGATCPNGLCCSEYGWCGSTAEYCTKNCQSQCSSGGGSTPSPTPSGGGGDVAGLVSSSLFDQMLKYRNDARCKGNGFYKYDAFIAAARSFPGFGTTGDDATRKKELAAFLAQTSHETTGGWPSAPDGPYAWGYCFVNQNDQDVHCTNPEYPCAPGKKYYGRGPIQLTHNYNYDQAGKAIGADLINNPDLVATDPVVSFKTAIWFWMTPQSNKPSSHDVITGSWNPSDADRSAGRVPGYGVITNIINGGVECGHGQDDKVADRIGFYTRYTGILGVSPGDNLDCYNQRPFA; encoded by the exons ATGAAAATGAAGCTATATACCTTTATCATCGTCTCCCTCACTTTGTTGCTGGGTATCTCCGCAGAACAATGCGGTAGACAAGCCGGTGGAGCTACCTGTCCGAATGGGCTATGTTGTAGCGAATATGGGTGGTGTGGCAGCACAGCCGAGTACTGCACTAAAAACTGCCAAAGCCAATGTAGTTCAGGCGGTGGCTCAACCCCTTCTCCGACCCCAAGTGGTGGCGGCGGTGATGTGGCTGGCCTCGTTAGCTCCTCTCTTTTCGATCAAATGCTCAAGTATCGCAACGATGCACGGTGCAAGGGCAACGGTTTCTACAAGTACGATGCTTTCATTGCTGCTGCTCGATCATTCCCTGGGTTTGGCACCACTGGAGATGATGCAACGCGCAAGAAGGAGCTCGCTGCTTTCTTAGCTCAAACCTCTCATGAGACCACTG GTGGATGGCCAAGTGCACCCGATGGTCCTTATGCATGGGGTTATTGCTTTGTCAATCAAAACGACCAGGATGTGCATTGTACAAACCCAGAATATCCATGTGCTCCTGGCAAGAAATACTATGGTCGAGGACCCATTCAACTCACCCA CAATTACAACTATGATCAAGCGGGTAAAGCAATCGGAGCGGATCTAATAAACAATCCAGACTTAGTGGCCACAGACCCGGTTGTATCATTCAAGACAGCAATATGGTTTTGGATGACTCCACAATCAAACAAACCATCAAGCCACGACGTCATTACCGGCAGTTGGAACCCATCTGATGCAGATAGATCCGCGGGTCGGGTCCCTGGATATGGTGTGATTACAAACATCATCAATGGTGGAGTTGAATGTGGGCATGGTCAAGATGATAAGGTGGCGGATAGGATCGGGTTCTATACGAGGTACACGGGCATATTGGGAGTGAGCCCTGGAGACAACTTGGATTGCTATAACCAAAGGCCCTTTGCCTAA
- the LOC112183671 gene encoding uncharacterized protein LOC112183671, whose amino-acid sequence MAQPVRSVSLPSRLNPISQKIESELNKLRTCKSSSPLGSETLLISLSGLAELFNSIEELVQSQLTQQALSHQQCKSLVEETLDGSVWLLDSCGNARDLLLTMKQQVQDLQSALRRRNSSIDSSVHAYLCFRKKAKKNVANSLRELKKMESKFGCFLHMLDVDYNLLIVIRLLRELSAVTISMFQSLFVFLSMPVTTRWSLVSKLKAVTFATASEKDQKVYNEVGTVDVALCSLHKSDAKTDVKMVQLRLETLDCSITGLEAGLERLFRCLLQHRVSLLNLLTP is encoded by the coding sequence ATGGCTCAACCAGTGAGGTCTGTTAGCTTGCCCTCTAGGCTAAACCCCATTTCCCAAAAGATCGAGTCAGAGTTAAACAAGCTAAGGACTTGTAAATCTTCAAGTCCTCTAGGGAGTGAGACTCTTTTAATCAGTTTGTCAGGTCTAGCAGAGCTGTTCAATTCCATTGAGGAACTGGTTCAATCTCAACTGACCCAACAAGCTCTTAGCCACCAGCAATGTAAATCACTAGTGGAAGAAACACTAGACGGGTCAGTTTGGTTGCTAGATTCATGTGGCAATGCAAGAGACTTGCTCTTGACGATGAAGCAACAGGTTCAAGACCTTCAATCCGCTTTACGTAGGAGGAATTCGAGCATTGATAGCAGTGTTCACGCTTACCTTTGCTTTAGAAAAAAGGCAAAGAAGAACGTCGCAAATAGTCTCAGAGAATTGAAGAAGATGGAGAGCAAATTTGGGTGTTTTTTGCATATGTTGGATGTAGACTACAATTTACTAATTGTGATCAGATTGTTAAGAGAATTAAGTGCTGTCACAATTTCTATGTTTCAGTCCCTATTTGTGTTTCTATCCATGCCAGTGACTACTAGATGGTCATTGGTATCAAAACTGAAGGCTGTGACATTTGCGACGGCCTCGGAGAAAGACCAGAAGGTTTACAATGAAGTTGGAACTGTTGATGTTGCTCTCTGCTCACTACACAAGAGTGATGCCAAGACTGACGTGAAGATGGTGCAGTTGAGATTGGAAACACTGGATTGTAGCATAACTGGGCTTGAGGCTGGTTTGGAAAGACTGTTCAGATGCCTATTACAACATAGAGTGTCTCTACTCAATCTCCTAACACCATAA
- the LOC112190234 gene encoding pentatricopeptide repeat-containing protein At2g17670: protein MGKMTPSVRSLVSTSLIRKPPSLSPNQSPSHKPHNSQTHLTRKTPPQNSGKTQLQTRTKNPFTSPNLSDAKRVFNSIATATKTPLDLRVHNALLQSYAAISTVNDSIALFNHMIKTQPAFSPDRSTYHILLAQSCTVPDQTLQSVHQVLNFMLNNGFHPDKVTTDIAVRSLCLAGHVDEAVQVMKQMSLKNAVPDTYTYNFLVKCLCKSRVLSTVKEFIDDMRKSFDLKPDLVTYTIMIDNVANSKNLREASRLVKELDKEGFKPDCYVYNTIMKGYCMLSKGNEVVQVLKDMQENGVEPDLVTYNTLIFGLSKCGRVMEAKNYLRIMVDMGHFPNEVTYTSLMNGLCRKGDALGAVALLEEMQAQGCSPNECTYNTLLHGLCKGRLLEKGLELYGLMKKDGMKLDTASYSTLVRTLCRAGRVADAYGVFDYAVESKSLTNVSAYLTLESTVKQLKKARP from the coding sequence ATGGGAAAGATGACCCCCTCAGTACGATCACTAGTCTCAACCTCCCTCATCAGAAAGCCACCTTCTTTATCCCCAAACCAATCCCCATCTCATAAACCCCATAACTCTCAGACCCACCTCACCAGAAAAACCCCACCTCAAAATTCCGGCAAAACCCAACTCCAAACCCGGACCAAAAACCCATTCACCTCCCCAAACCTCTCCGACGCCAAAAGGGTCTTCAACTCCATCGCCACCGCAACAAAAACCCCTCTCGATCTTCGCGTCCACAACGCCCTCCTCCAATCCTACGCCGCAATCTCCACCGTCAACGACTCCATCGCTCTCTTCAACCACATGATCAAAACCCAACCCGCATTCTCGCCGGACCGGTCCACCTACCACATCTTGCTCGCCCAGTCCTGCACCGTACCCGATCAGACCCTCCAATCTGTTCACCAAGTCCTCAACTTTATGCTCAACAATGGCTTCCACCCAGATAAGGTCACCACCGACATTGCCGTCCGGTCACTCTGCTTGGCCGGACACGTGGACGAGGCAGTGCAAGTGATGAAGCAAATGTCGTTGAAAAACGCGGTACCGGATACTTATACGTACAATTTTCTTGTCAAGTGTCTCTGCAAGTCGAGAGTTTTGAGTACTGTTAAAGAGTTTATTGACGATATGCGAAAGTCTTTCGATTTGAAGCCGGATTTGGTTACTTATACGATTATGATTGACAATGTAGCTAATAGCAAGAATTTACGTGAGGCTAGCCGATTAGTGAAGGAGTTAGATAAGGAGGGGTTTAAGCCGGATTGCTATGTTTACAATACGATTATGAAAGGCTATTGTATGCTGAGTAAGGGTAATGAGGTGGTTCAGGTGTTGAAGGACATGCAGGAGAATGGAGTGGAGCCTGATCTTGTTACATATAATACTCTGATTTTCGGGTTGTCGAAGTGTGGCAGGGTTATGGAGGCGAAGAATTATTTGCGGATCATGGTGGACATGGGGCATTTCCCCAACGAGGTGACTTATACTTCATTGATGAATGGATTGTGTCGGAAGGGGGATGCATTGGGTGCAGTGGCATTGTTGGAGGAGATGCAAGCGCAGGGGTGCAGCCCGAATGAGTGCACCTATAATACCTTGCTTCATGGGTTGTGTAAGGGAAGGTTGTTAGAGAAAGGGCTGGAATTGTATGGACTGATGAAAAAAGATGGGATGAAGCTTGACACGGCTTCGTATAGTACACTTGTGAGGACACTTTGTAGGGCAGGCAGGGTTGCAGACGCTTATGGAGTGTTTGATTATGCAGTTGAGAGTAAGAGCTTAACAAATGTTTCTGCTTACTTGACTTTGGAAAGTACAGTTAAGCAGCTTAAGAAAGCACGACCTTGA